One Miscanthus floridulus cultivar M001 chromosome 11, ASM1932011v1, whole genome shotgun sequence DNA window includes the following coding sequences:
- the LOC136491529 gene encoding uncharacterized protein, with protein MVDYDESARKYRWECYDCQAKFLDELKGKQVIVRKRGYGSDYVNLFIKHHKDKMRIGCSEDHDEEVAHARYEEKKLDEHRTRAGCTIQSPIVLSDEGDEDEDDTARLSELVALAEAGL; from the exons atggttgactatgatgag agcgcTAGAAaatacaggtgggaatgttatgattgtcaagctaagttcttggatgaactgaaggggaagcaagtaattgtaCGGAAGAGAGGATATGgatctgactacgtcaacctattcattaaacatcacaaagacaaaatgc ggattggatgcagcgaggaccatgacgaagaggtggctcatgcaaggtatgaggaaaagaagttagatgagcacagaacgcgAGCTGGTTGCAccattcaatcaccgattgtgttatccgatgagggggacgaggatgaggacgacactgctagactgagcgagctcgtcgctctagcagaggcaggcttgtag